The genomic stretch GAGAATTGTGAAGTTTTACTAATACGCAGAGTTCACTTTGCACATCGACACCCAAATAGTCCTTTAGCATGAGTTAGAAGTGGTCATTACTCAGATACTGGCAAATGAAAGAACTCTGATCTTCATTGGATATGATATGCTCGTCGTCTCCATAATTTCGCTATATGATCATATAGTTATATTATACTGAGTAACAGTGCAGGCATAAGTACTAGGTACAGAGAACTTTTCCCAGAAACTATACCGTTTATAGTCTGCGCATAATGTTGGACCTACAGACGACGAGGTTATGCTATCAGTTTCCTGACCACAATGCCTGGGTGGTTAAGCTTAAATTATACTTGGACTCCGATCGTCCGACGCACGGGCCGCATGATTTTCCCCGGGCGTTTGGAAATGTGTTCCTGTCGTCATTTTTCGTCCTCTCCGATCTTGGAACACCCttctcattttcaccatCTACAACCTTCGGACCGCCCAGAATGGGCTGGCTAGGAGTGGCTACACTCATTGCGACCGCATGTTTCCTACTTTACCGTCACCCTCCGTCCAGCTGGACGTCCGAGCCCCCCATCTCTCAACTCCCGCCGAAACCAACTCTTGAAAAGCCACCTACCGATCGCGCCCCAGATGGTGCGACAGTGAAGGATGACTCCAAGCCcctcgaagaaaaagatggaAATGCAGAAGACTCCCAGACAACACCCAAGGCATCTGCATCGAGCCCACCATCCCTCGAAGTGCCCACGCTTCATCTCGACAGCGACAAGGCTGACAAGACAACCACCACTACCGAGAACCAGGCCGACAAAAAGCCAATCCAGAATGGATCAGCAAAACCTTCAGAGCCGGTTGCTATCGCAGTTAATAATGCCGCCATgccacctccaccacagCCCACCGCAAGCAGTTCCTCCTTAATGCCTCCCCCGCCGCCACCCCGACTCCGTCCGACAATGTCCCAAACTCAACAACCACAATCCGCCCCCGTGGGACGATACCCCCCGCGCCCAAACCCAGGCAGCTCCCTTCGTCCGCCACCTTCTGCAGCGGCATCGCTACGTGTACCGCCCTCCAGTCGTCCCACCAGCAATAGCCTGGCGCCCGTCAAACTCATCGCACAGCCCTCTAATTCATCGAAGCGGGCGGTTCTCGAACCAGGCTACTCCCCCCTGGATTGGGCCGCGCTTACATCAAACCCCAAGAACAATTTGCGGGGTGCAAATCTGCCCCCAACTCTGGTCAAGGTGACGCCGTCGATGCTCAAGGTGCAGAATGGACGGAAGGGTCGCGATGCCTGGACTTCGTACCAGGGCAAAGTCTATAACATCACGCCGTATGTCCCATTCCACCCTGGCGGGAAGGGCGAGTTGCTCCGTGGTGCTGGAAAGGACTCGGCCAAGTTGTTCATGGAGGTACATCCGTGGGTGAACTGGGATGCCATCCTGGGGGAGTGTCTTGTGGGAATCCTCGTTTCTGAGAATGATGGAGCGGCCGAGAATGCTCTCGATGCCATGGACTGatttatatttcttttctgcttttgtttctcttggaTTGTTATAGACTTGGAGACGACCGATTGTATTATACTAGAGGTTTCGCATGATACCCGGAGATACAGACatctacatacatacatacatacacagaTCAATTTCGAAATCATTATATCCCTACTTCCCAGTACTAGTACCAAGCAACACCGTGGTGAAAAGGAGAACCCGATATCAGAGATTAAATTAAAGAAATCTAAACCCAGAACCAAATTTACAACTCATCCTTCGAAACACCATCAATACCCACCAACTCCGTCTCAAAAATCAGAGTCGCACCACCAGGGATCGGTCCAACCCCACGAGACCCATACCCATACTCAGGGGGAATGGTCAAAGTGCGCTTCTCACCAATGCACATATCCAAAAGACCCTCATCCCATCTTCAACCGATAGACGCCTTAGCTTAATTCCCAGACATGTACTCCTCGCATCACagcaagaagggaaaaaagaccCAATGAGAAGAACTCACCCCTTAATAACCATACCCGAGCCCACCTTGAACTTCAACGGCGAGTTGCGCTTGTAGCTAGAGTCGAACTCGGAGCCATCGGACTGGAGCGTGCCTTTGTAGTGCATCTGGACGGTGTCGCCCTTGACGGTCTTGCGGGTGCATTCTACCTCGTGGGTCTTTTCGATGCCGAGTtcggcggcggtggagaggGTCGCGAGAGAGACGAggagggtggagaagattgagaaacGCATTTTTGAAACTGGGGGGGTGTTTGGTGAGTGGGAATTCGTTTTGCGTGGTTGAGTTAATTGAGTTGGAGATTGATGTTTCAAGGTTGGGGGTTGTTCAAGGAGGGTCTaggaaggatgaggaaacGTGGTTGGTTGGGTTCTTTATGCGGAGATTAGATGTGGTTTGGCATAACTCCGGGCTTGGGGGCCTGTCGTTTTAGGTTACCCGTAAGCTAAGGCACTTACTCCCGTATGTTAACTAAGCCAATGGGATGGTGGTTATTTACTAATCTGTTAAGATGGGTAGTTTTTGATGGTTTTATGAATGCAACTGAAATTTGATGATTGCATATATGAGCAAAGTTTTAATCTTTTGAGATACGCAGCATGAGCAATGAAGCAATAATGCAATCCAGCAATAAATCAAACAACCTGCGGATGGGGTATATTGAACACAGCAACACAACAACATGATAAAATAGCAGAATAATCATAAATCAGGCCCATTTCCCAAGAAGAGCCATCAGCAAAGCGCCCAAACATAGAAGGAAGAATGCAGCCAGGACGTGCTGGATAGGCGCCTTTTTCATCGAGCTGCTAAACATGAACTCATGCGCCATAAGCTCCACAAGCGCCGTGTAAATGAGGATACCGGCGGAAATTGAATCGAAGACTCCGTTAACGATGAGAGTCGTGCGGCCCTCAGGAGGGTAAGACTTGCGAACACCCAGTCCGATCGCGATCGCGATTGGCGTCGACAGACCGAAAGCAATGCCCAAAATATATGGGGTAAAACGTTTTGAACGAGGCCAGGGGATTGTAGCCAGTCGGGATCCCAGACCAAGACCTTCGAAAGTCTGGTGGAAGACAAGGACGATGTAGAGTGTAACAAACTCAGCACCGGATACTGCCAGGGTCAAGCCGATAAAGACAGAATGGAAGATGATACCAAATTCCAGAATGAAAACGCCAGTCAGCTGAGCCATGTACTCCTCGACGGACGTATCGTGTACAGCCATCTCAACATCATGGTGTTCGCGGGAGTGACCCAGATGATCCCGGCCGGGAATATGCTTGCTGTCCAAGACCTCAGAACCACTCTCAGAGCCACTATGTTTGGGCTCTCCATGGTTGTGTTCATGCGCCAATTCATGTGCATGGCTTTGACCAAAACGAGCATACCGCATGACCATCATCTCGACAAAGAACAGTACCACAATGGTCATTAGGACAATACCCTCGACCCAGGAATACTCCGTGATCGGGCCTGTTAGGCATTCATTTGTTAAGGCTTCCTCAGCAGGAGCTAACAGATGAATGAAAGCCGTGGCAATAATGACACCCGAGCCAAAGTACTTGGCAACGAAGAAAGCCCATTCTAAATATTTCGAACGTCGAAACTGTCCTGCAAGGACCGGGAAGACAGCACCGAACATGGAACCGACCATGATGACAAAGATAGAGGAGATGCGCAAGCCCATGCGACCATCATATTCGTTGCCTGCATCACAGGCAGGGGCGGGCCCCGAATCCTCATCCCGGGTGAGAAGGGTGTGTAGAACATCCATATTTTTCCACTTCCCGAGAGGGTTGGGTTGACTGGAGAGATTGACAAATGG from Aspergillus oryzae RIB40 DNA, chromosome 1 encodes the following:
- the zrfB gene encoding low-affinity Zn(2+) transporter ZRT2 (Fe2+/Zn2+ regulated transporter), which encodes MDVLHTLLTRDEDSGPAPACDAGNEYDGRMGLRISSIFVIMVGSMFGAVFPVLAGQFRRSKYLEWAFFVAKYFGSGVIIATAFIHLLAPAEEALTNECLTGPITEYSWVEGIVLMTIVVLFFVEMMVMRYARFGQSHAHELAHEHNHGEPKHSGSESGSEVLDSKHIPGRDHLGHSREHHDVEMAVHDTSVEEYMAQLTGVFILEFGIIFHSVFIGLTLAVSGAEFVTLYIVLVFHQTFEGLGLGSRLATIPWPRSKRFTPYILGIAFGLSTPIAIAIGLGVRKSYPPEGRTTLIVNGVFDSISAGILIYTALVELMAHEFMFSSSMKKAPIQHVLAAFFLLCLGALLMALLGKWA
- a CDS encoding uncharacterized protein (predicted protein), coding for MLDLQTTRLCYQFPDHNAWVVKLKLYLDSDRPTHGPHDFPRAFGNVFLSSFFVLSDLGTPFSFSPSTTFGPPRMGWLGVATLIATACFLLYRHPPSSWTSEPPISQLPPKPTLEKPPTDRAPDGATVKDDSKPLEEKDGNAEDSQTTPKASASSPPSLEVPTLHLDSDKADKTTTTTENQADKKPIQNGSAKPSEPVAIAVNNAAMPPPPQPTASSSSLMPPPPPPRLRPTMSQTQQPQSAPVGRYPPRPNPGSSLRPPPSAAASLRVPPSSRPTSNSLAPVKLIAQPSNSSKRAVLEPGYSPLDWAALTSNPKNNLRGANLPPTLVKVTPSMLKVQNGRKGRDAWTSYQGKVYNITPYVPFHPGGKGELLRGAGKDSAKLFMEVHPWVNWDAILGECLVGILVSENDGAAENALDAMD
- the fkbp3 gene encoding peptidylprolyl isomerase family protein FPR2 (FKBP-type peptidyl-prolyl cis-trans isomerase), yielding MRFSIFSTLLVSLATLSTAAELGIEKTHEVECTRKTVKGDTVQMHYKGTLQSDGSEFDSSYKRNSPLKFKVGSGMVIKGWDEGLLDMCIGEKRTLTIPPEYGYGSRGVGPIPGGATLIFETELVGIDGVSKDEL